The Methanosarcina acetivorans C2A genome includes the window GACCGTATCCTCTTTTGATGTTGGCAGCGTCCTTAAGTGCTCTGTGACAACGCCGGCAAGTCTTCGAAGGGGTTTCCCCAGTCATAATCCCACCCCCCAGGTCACCTATAGAAAGATTCAAATCAGGGAGTGAGATACTTCCTGACTGAGTGAAGCTCTGTCCATCGCAGGTGGCCGCCTTGATGTTTTGCAGTTCTTCACTCACGCTTTCACTTCCCTGGCCTTCAACTGTTTCCTGATCTCGTACACAAACCGGGCCCCGGGAGAATTTCGCTTCTTCTCAATGAGAGCTGCCAGCTCAGGGGCGTGTCGAGTAGGCATCAGGCATCTCCTCCGAACTGAGTTCTGAGCCGCAGATCTGCAATGATTGCTCTGTCGATTGCCCGAAAAACGTCGTCGTCATGCACAGAGATTTCCCAGTTATATCCCTTTGAGTTCCGTATAATTTCCACGCGGTCCTGAGTGACATTTTTTATAATCTGCAGCTGGGACGGCTCCGGTTCAATAGCAGGTTGAGCAGCTGCTTCAATAGGGGGTTTAGCTGGCTGCCCCACCTGCTCTACAGGGAGTTTAACTTCTTCCGAAAGCTCTTGTTTGGGTGGCTCTACCTTTTCGGGATCGCAGGTAGGGGGGTTCGGGAGAGGATGGGGTTCTTCGGGTTTTTCAGTCTGAGCGAGATTCTTAAATTCTTTCATCGCTGTGGATATATACGCGGCAGCAGCAAGCTTCATCTTATCATCAGGTATCTCCGAGATCGGCACCTGGTGAAGTTGCGACTGCTCCCAGCTTGAAGCTACAAACCAGGGGTCTCGTTCAGCATCAAGGTTTATGCCGATCACCGTCTGGCCGAACTTCTCTTTATCCAGGCGCTTCGTGCCGACTGTTATCTTCAGGATCTCTTTGGTTCCAGGCTTTCGGAGTCTGCGGTTTTCGAACATGAACCCCTTTTCTTTGAGGAAATCCTCCATCTCGATCTTTTCACGAGCAGAAAAAGCAGTCTTGGTTGCTGTGTCCGTCATAGATCAGCCTCCACAGTCTCAGGCGTTCTTTTGATAAAAACAGGCTTTTGTTTCTTTCCGGATCCTCTCTTTTTTGAAGTTTTATTGGGGATTTCAGTCTGGGTTTTTTGTCTCTCAAGATCCGGCATATCAAAGAGTACAGCTGCAGGAATGTCTGATATGGGCTCCTGAAGGTTCTCAAGCAACTTGTTAACTGCTTCAGACTCTCGCTTCAGATTTTCACCAGCTCCGAGCAGCAGCCGATTAGAACCCTCTGCAAATATTACTTCGTTTTCAGGAGCATTCGGATCAGAGACTAGCTCAGGTTCTATCACTTCAAAACGAGTTTGCACTTCAGGCAAAATATCAATGTCCCAATCTTCTATTTTTTTAGGGGTAATTACTGAAGCGAAGGCAACCTTTATAGACATAGAGCTTTCAAGCTTGCTAACCAGCTTTTCAAAAGCCAGCGCCGGCATATACATCCCATTGAGTCGCAAACTTTCCTGGTATTTGCCTGCAAGTTCGAAGGCCAGCTTTTCGATGATAGGCTCGAATGTTTGCAGGATATCCTCGGGCAATTCATGCTTTTCGATGTTATGAGCGGTTTTCACTCCAGACACCTCCTCATTTCCATCTGTTCAGTCCTGGCGCAGTCAGAACATAGAGGCCGGACCTCGCTTGAAAACGCGACAATATCCTCACCGCATCTCCTGCACTTGGTTTTTACTTCAACATCATCACACATTTCAACAACTCCTTTACAATCCATTCAGGGGATGTACTACACACGGCAGAGTGTGTGGATTCCCATACTCAATTGAAGTGATGTCGTCCCATCCCCGCAAGTTTGCGACGATGGCCAGTAAAACCGGAACGTATGTGGATCCGAAGATACACAAAGCGACCGATTCCTGTCCGGTTGTCTTTTTTGCAGTTGCTATTTTCTTGGCAATATGCTCCAATATTGCAGGAACATGGTCCAGTGTATACTCCTTCCGGACCTGTTTTCCAATGTACACATTCCCAACATCAGCCGGGACGTCCTCCCGGAGATCAAATCTTACCGTCACATTTTTCGTCACGCAACTCACCGCTGGTCATACTGTTCACGACAACACTCCTGACGACTATTTTCAGCGCCCGGGTTGCCTTCTGTCTTTCAAGATTGTGAAGTACACCGGCTGCTACCTGGCGCCCGTAGAAAACCTCAGAAGACTTGCTTTCACACGACAACTGTTCGATTCCATTCCCGCGTGCTTTTTCAATTTTCTCGTAGAGGTCTTTAGGCATCCGGAAGGTGCCAGTTATCATGTTTTCTTCATCGATCCAGCTACATTCTGCGCAGTCGCAGTCCGACTGCTCGTTGTTTCTACTTTCCGATGTTTTATTCTCTATCACAACTTCACTTCCAAATTTTTTAGTGTATTAACCCCGTTGCCCTGCCCGGATTTGAACCGGGGTTTCTTGATCCAAAGTCAAGAGTGATTGGCCTGGCTACACTACAGGGCTACACGTGCCCCGTCCCGGTTATCCCGGGACGGGGGTAGACTATGGTTTACAGTGGTCCGTTTTTCCGTTTATCAACTGACCCCTGAAACCGCCCGTGGGGCCAGCAGGTTTAAACTTATTTATGCTGTTGTCTCATCCAGAATTTTTTTTGTTTTTTATTGTGTCCGGGTGGTCCCGGATGCCGTATTCAGGAATCGAACCTGAAAGATCATCGAGGGGAGACAGGATCTTACGTCCAGTTACGGCACGTGGTTCACCCAGGCAGGGAAGCCGGGGGTATGTTCATCAGGATTTGTGCCGGTGCCCAGGCTTGAACTGGGGTGTGTGGGTGGTGGAATCGAGGTATGATACAGGATCTGAGAAAAGAGTCCTCCCCCGGTCACCGGCATGATGTTTTGTTCTGACACTTGTTTCCTGTGAATTGAAATATTTGAAAATCCAACTTTTTTCTATTACCAACGAAATACTGCTGGGGTTATTTTTCTGGGGAGGAGTTCTAACTCTGGCAGCTTGTGTCACCAACTATGGGATGTTGCCGGGAGTATGTTGTGGGGGGATTACTTTCCGGCAGTCCTGTACCGCGTTTTTTTCTGATTCTGACACCCAGAGCTTGGCCATTGTGATCGTGGTCACAGCATACATCCTGCCCTGAGCTTTATATCCCTGGATCTCCGCTTCTGGGGTTGCTGCTAGGATCCTGAGGTTTTCCTCGGTCTCAGGATCGAACCGGATCATACCTCAGATCCCCCCGTAGATCCGGACTGAACTCGTCCTGGTACGTGTCCCATTTTCCGTGAGTTTTTCACTTACTCCAGTTCCTATATCCTGTACTGTGATGCCGTACTCATCCTCAAACTCGGTGATGATTGACATGATATCTTTCTCAAGCCTGCGCATGGCCTGTTTTGCCTCAGTTACGGTATGGATATCCGGACCCTGTGTCATGTGGATGCAGCCTCCTCCTTTCCAAGCAGCTTGTCAACGTGAGTGTCGTAATTCTCCTGCTGCTGTTGCGGGGTCATTGCCCTGTACTCAGTTCCAAACTTCGCAACAATGGTTCCATCCGGCTCCTGCTTCACAGGAATATTCTCCCTTGCCAGGCTGGCCAGCAGGCCTGCTCTCCACTGCCAGAAGTCGGAGAGGTAAGCAACTCTGTGCGTCCTGGACTTTCCCCAGCTGGAGTTGCCTGAACTCCCTGACTCAAAGCCGGCACGTTTTGCTGACCAGCTCATTGCCCTACCTCCGCCAGGTGATCGGGATGCTCTGTCCCGGAGCTGTCAAGGATCGCGTTGATTTCGTGGATCAACACCTGGACCTCGGAATCAGGAGGGCTGAGTTTCGAGATCCTGTCGAGCCTTTCCTGGACTGGGAATACGATCTCGTCGTTGTACCAGTTCGACATCACTCTCCCTCCGGAAAATCCTCATACTCAATTTCACCGAATTCCACTTCACATGGTCCCTCCCACAAAGGGCAGGTCTCAAAACATTTTCTCGCAGCACATGGTTTATCGTCGTCTATTTCGTTGTATAGTTTCCTCTGGTCCTCGCATACGTATGCATTTATTATGTCAAAGGCTGTAATTTCCATAGTCATCAAGCCTCCTGCTTCTCACGAGGGCATTCAGAAAAGTTTCCAGGGATACGATATTCTCCCGAGGGGTGTTTGGTTAGCTGGCAAACTCTTCTCCTGCGGCCATACTGCACTACCTCGATCAGGTCACTGCATCCCCTCGCTTCGCAGTTTTTGACTGATGGTTTGAAGGTCATTGCCCAGCCCCCCTGGGAGTGGAGTTATCCCCATCTGTGCTGCTGCTGGCAGGATTGTGTTTGCATGGAGAACGAAGTGCATCAAAATTACTGAAGTTTCGACAGCGTTAGAACGACTTGCAAATACTTTTTTATCAACCATTTCTTCGAGTGCACCATCAGCCAGCCTGAATATGAGAAGCTTGACGAAATTTTACTTTTCCTAACAACCATTCTTTTTTACACCTTTACAATTTTTCAACTTCTATGTGATCGCCACAATAGACGTACTGGAATTTGTCTCCAGGTCTGAGCCCGAGCTTTTCCGCAACCTCATAGGGAAACGGGGCTGAGTTGTTTCTCCACAGTGTGCATCCTTTTCCGAGTACGGTTTTTGATTTCATGTTCTTCCTCAATGTCGCAATAATAATGTTCCTATTGCAATATACCTATTATCTCATAAACGTATAAATAGTTATCTACAATACTATTGCAATATGGCAAAGATAGAAAGACGAAAAGTCGCTCTGAATACTACAGTATCTCCACGATTAGGGAAGCAGGTTGATGACCTCGCTGGAACTGGAGAGTTTTCTAGCCAGAGCGACATTGTTTCTTTCGCACTTACTCAGTTTTTTGTTCGTGAAGAACAGCGAGAAAAAGAAAAGAAAATGGCAGAACTCTATTCTATCCTAATCCAGCATAAGGAAGGCAGGGAGCTCTTAGAGGAAGTTCCACGAACTCCAAAAGAAAGAGCTGAGGCATTTACAAAAGCAGGCATCGCGTTGGTTGAAGCCGGAGAATATGAAGAGGCAAAGAAATATTTCGCAAAAGCTAAGGAACTCGAAGACTCTAATTCTAATTCTAAATCTGACGAAGATTATCCACGTGAGTATATATTAGAATGAAAACGTTTTTTAAGGAGGATATAAATTCTCCTCACTGATT containing:
- a CDS encoding tetratricopeptide repeat protein; its protein translation is MAKIERRKVALNTTVSPRLGKQVDDLAGTGEFSSQSDIVSFALTQFFVREEQREKEKKMAELYSILIQHKEGRELLEEVPRTPKERAEAFTKAGIALVEAGEYEEAKKYFAKAKELEDSNSNSKSDEDYPREYILE